A genome region from Solanum pennellii chromosome 12, SPENNV200 includes the following:
- the LOC107005374 gene encoding gamma-glutamylcyclotransferase 2-1-like: MVFWIFGYGSLVWNPGFEYDEKLIGYIKDYRRVFDLACIDHRGTPEKPARTCTLDESKGAICWGAAYCVRGGPEKEKEAMEYLERRECEYDSKTLVDFFTEEDCLHPALTGVIVFTSSPDKVNNKYYLGPAPLEEMASQIATASGPCGNNQDYIFKMEKALHDISHEDDYITELANEVRKVLGITVSVPMEKKLLSPSQTPLKSHISPVKILPLSEAIAAVAADS; the protein is encoded by the exons ATGGTGTTTTGGATTTTTGGCTATGGGTCATTGGTATGGAACCCTGGATTTGAGtatgatgagaaattgattgGATACATAAAGGATTATAGGCGTGTGTTTGATCTCG CTTGCATTGATCATAGAGGTACACCTGAAAAACCTGCAAGAACCTGCACTTTGGATGAAAGCAAAGGGGCCATTTGT TGGGGTGCTGCTTATTGTGTGAGAGGAGGACCTGAAAAAGAGAAGGAGGCAATGGAG TATTTAGAAAGAAGAGAGTGCGAGTATGATAGCAAGACGTTGGTGGACTTCTTCACT GAAGAAGACTGCTTACATCCTGCCTTAACTGGAGTGATAGT GTTTACGTCCAGTCCTGACAAAGTAAATAACAAGTACTATCTCGGTCCTGCTCCACTAGAAGAGATGGCTAG CCAAATTGCTACTGCCTCTGGTCCCTGCGGCAATAACCAGGACTACATATTCAAAATGGAGAAGGCTTTACATGACATTAGTCACGAAGACGACTACATCACAGAGCTAGCAAATGAAGTGCGCAAAGTTCTTGGAATCACAGTGTCTGTCCCAATGGAGAAGAAGTTACTTAGTCCTTCCCAAACTCCACTCAAATCCCATATTTCCCCTGTGAAAATCCTCCCGTTGTCGGAAGCTATAGCTGCTGTTGCTGCAGACTCTTGA
- the LOC107007706 gene encoding UDP-galactose/UDP-glucose transporter 7 isoform X2: MDSSPYLSLTAAFSYGIASMAMVFINKAVIMQYAHSMTLLAVQQITTALLIHLGRVMGYTKAKDLNAETAKRLFPVSLFYNANVGFALASLKGVNIPMYIAIKRLTPLAVLVAGFFTGKGRPTTQVTLSVLLIAAGVLIAALGDFSFDLFGYSLAFISVFFQTMYLVLVEKSGAEDGLSSIEIMFYNSFLSLPFLLFLIIATGEFPNSLSLLFAKSSSISFLAILILSLVMGIILNYTMFLCTIVNSALTTTIVGVLKGVGSTTLGFVLLGGVEVHALNVTGLVINTAGGVWYSLAKYQQKKNKLPKIMSDIDSHRK, from the exons atggattcaagtcCTTATTTGAG TTTAACTGCTGCATTTTCGTATGGAATTGCATCTATGGCTATGGTTTTCATCAACAAGGCAGTGATCATGCAATATGCTCACTCAATGACTCTTCTCGCAGTTCAG CAAATAACAACAGCTTTGCTCATACACCTTGGTAGAGTCATGGGATACACAAAAGCCAAAGATTTAAATGCAGAGACTGCGAAAAGACTTTTCCCAGTTTCATTGTTCTACAATGCAAATGTGGGATTTGCTTTAGCAAGCTTGAAAGGAGTAAATATTCCCATGTATATTGCCATCAAAAGGCTTACGCCACTTGCTGTACTAGTAGCTGGATTCTTTACCGGAAAGGGTAGACCTACAACTCAG GTAACACTTTCCGTATTACTCATTGCTGCCGGAGTTCTTATTGCAGCTCTCGGAGATTTTTCCTTTGATCTTTTTGGATACAGTTTGGCCTTTATTTCTGTTTTCTTCCAG ACGATGTACCTTGTGTTGGTTGAGAAGTCAGGAGCAGAGGATGGGCTTTCGTCTATTGAGATCATGTTTTACAACAGTTTCTTATCTTTGCCATTTCTGCTATTCCTCATCATAGCCACAGGAGAATTTCCAAATTCTTTATCTCTTTTATTTGCAAAG AGTAGTTCAATATCATTTCTTGCAATTCTTATTCTTTCATTGGTGATGGGCATCATCTTGAACTATACGATGTTCTTGTGCACCATTGTTAACTCGGCTTTAACTACCACAATTGTCGGAGTCCTCAAAGGAGTTGGATCTACG ACACTTGGTTTTGTCCTGTTGGGAGGAGTAGAAGTACATGCTTTGAATGTCACTGGTTTAGTGATCAACACAGCTGGTGGTGTGTGGTATTCATTAGCTAAATATCAACAGAAGAAGAACAAATTGCCTAAGATAATGTCCGATATCGATAGTCATCGtaaataa
- the LOC107007706 gene encoding UDP-galactose/UDP-glucose transporter 7 isoform X1 → MDSSPYLRNLLTNRTHVLNGSLTAAFSYGIASMAMVFINKAVIMQYAHSMTLLAVQQITTALLIHLGRVMGYTKAKDLNAETAKRLFPVSLFYNANVGFALASLKGVNIPMYIAIKRLTPLAVLVAGFFTGKGRPTTQVTLSVLLIAAGVLIAALGDFSFDLFGYSLAFISVFFQTMYLVLVEKSGAEDGLSSIEIMFYNSFLSLPFLLFLIIATGEFPNSLSLLFAKSSSISFLAILILSLVMGIILNYTMFLCTIVNSALTTTIVGVLKGVGSTTLGFVLLGGVEVHALNVTGLVINTAGGVWYSLAKYQQKKNKLPKIMSDIDSHRK, encoded by the exons atggattcaagtcCTTATTTGAG GAACTTATTGACTAACAGAACACATGTACTAAATGGCAGTTTAACTGCTGCATTTTCGTATGGAATTGCATCTATGGCTATGGTTTTCATCAACAAGGCAGTGATCATGCAATATGCTCACTCAATGACTCTTCTCGCAGTTCAG CAAATAACAACAGCTTTGCTCATACACCTTGGTAGAGTCATGGGATACACAAAAGCCAAAGATTTAAATGCAGAGACTGCGAAAAGACTTTTCCCAGTTTCATTGTTCTACAATGCAAATGTGGGATTTGCTTTAGCAAGCTTGAAAGGAGTAAATATTCCCATGTATATTGCCATCAAAAGGCTTACGCCACTTGCTGTACTAGTAGCTGGATTCTTTACCGGAAAGGGTAGACCTACAACTCAG GTAACACTTTCCGTATTACTCATTGCTGCCGGAGTTCTTATTGCAGCTCTCGGAGATTTTTCCTTTGATCTTTTTGGATACAGTTTGGCCTTTATTTCTGTTTTCTTCCAG ACGATGTACCTTGTGTTGGTTGAGAAGTCAGGAGCAGAGGATGGGCTTTCGTCTATTGAGATCATGTTTTACAACAGTTTCTTATCTTTGCCATTTCTGCTATTCCTCATCATAGCCACAGGAGAATTTCCAAATTCTTTATCTCTTTTATTTGCAAAG AGTAGTTCAATATCATTTCTTGCAATTCTTATTCTTTCATTGGTGATGGGCATCATCTTGAACTATACGATGTTCTTGTGCACCATTGTTAACTCGGCTTTAACTACCACAATTGTCGGAGTCCTCAAAGGAGTTGGATCTACG ACACTTGGTTTTGTCCTGTTGGGAGGAGTAGAAGTACATGCTTTGAATGTCACTGGTTTAGTGATCAACACAGCTGGTGGTGTGTGGTATTCATTAGCTAAATATCAACAGAAGAAGAACAAATTGCCTAAGATAATGTCCGATATCGATAGTCATCGtaaataa
- the LOC107005464 gene encoding putative RNA methyltransferase At5g10620 yields MAVSPVAALNSKLSLPSGKQQQSKFAAQSVRAIPIRILTVGKNRSKGVQLIVDEYMKKLRNYCSVDDVRIKSNPKNARDVVAQIEHEDIAVMSLIRPDEWVVMLDERGHDVGSEQMASLIGEAGNKGASSLLFCIGGPYGHGRHLRERANVSVKLSSLVLNHEIALVVLIEQLYRGWTILKGQKYHH; encoded by the exons ATGGCTGTCTCCCCTGTAGCTGCTCTCAACTCCAAGCTTTCACTTCCTTCAG GGAAGCAGCAACAGTCCAAATTTGCTGCCCAATCAGTG AGAGCAATACCTATACGCATATTAACTGTGGGGAAGAATAGGTCGAAAGGAGTGCAGTTGATAGTTGATGAGTATATGAAGAAGCTCAGGAATTATTGTAGTGTTGATGATGTTCGAATAAAATCTAATCCCAAAAATGCGCG TGACGTAGTGGCTCAAATTGAACATGAGGACATTGCTGTTATGAGCCTCATCAGGCCTGATGAATGG GTTGTAATGTTGGATGAGCGTGGTCATGATGTTGGATCTGAGCAGATGGCTTCTTTAATCGGAGAGGCTGGAAACAAG GGAGCATCAAGCTTACTCTTTTGCATAGGTGGACCTTATGGACATGGTAGACATTTGCGAGAGAGAGCTAACGTATCAGTCAAACTGTCATCCTTAGTCTTGAATCATGAGATTGCGTTAGTTGTACTGATAGAACAACTTTACAG AGGGTGGACCATTCTTAAAGGACAGAAATACCATCACTAG